The segment CGTGGAGCGCATCGGCGCCAAGTGGCCGAAGCACGACCTGGTGGGCGAAGAGGGCGCGCGGGCCAAGCAGGGCAGCGAGTACCGCTGGTACATCGATCCGCTGGACGGGACCACCAACTTCGCGCACGGCTTCCCGGTGTTCTGCGTGTCGCTGTCGGTGGAGCACAAGGGCGAGGTCGTCGCCGGGGTGCTGTACGACCCGACGCGCGACGAGCTGTACGCGGCCGAAAAGGGGAGCGGCGCGTACCTGAATGCGCGGCGGCTGCACGTCTCCAAGACCGCGAGCCTGGCGGAGAGCCTGGTGGCCACCGGCTTTCCCAGCCACAAGCGGCACAAGAACCCCAACATCCACTTCTATCATCAGATCACGCTGATGACGCACGGGGTGCGGCGAGCGGGATCGGCGGCGCTCGACCTGGCGTGCGTGGCCAGCGGGCGCTTCGACGGCTTCTGGGAGTTCAACCTCAACCCGTGGGACACGGGCGCGGGCGTGCTGCTGGTGCGGGAGGCCGGCGGCAAGGTGACGCGCTTCGGGGGTGAGCCGTTCACCCTGGATTCGCTCGAGACTGTGGCCAGCAACGGGCTGATCCACGCCGATCTCCTGAAGGTCTTCGGAGACATCTTCGCGGGGCGCAACCTGGAAGAGCTGCCGTCGGCGGTGGAGTACGGGAAGGGAA is part of the Terriglobales bacterium genome and harbors:
- a CDS encoding inositol monophosphatase family protein; protein product: MSEIAREAGALLMTYFARRVKIEYKGDVDLVTEADRASEALIVERIGAKWPKHDLVGEEGARAKQGSEYRWYIDPLDGTTNFAHGFPVFCVSLSVEHKGEVVAGVLYDPTRDELYAAEKGSGAYLNARRLHVSKTASLAESLVATGFPSHKRHKNPNIHFYHQITLMTHGVRRAGSAALDLACVASGRFDGFWEFNLNPWDTGAGVLLVREAGGKVTRFGGEPFTLDSLETVASNGLIHADLLKVFGDIFAGRNLEELPSAVEYGKGR